From the Acidovorax sp. NCPPB 3576 genome, the window CACTTACCCGGTGCCCGACGAGATGCTGGACATCGTGCGCCAGGTGCTGGAGCCCGCCGGCATCCGCCCGCCCCGGCGCACCACCGAACTCACCGTCGCCATGCTGCAGCTCGTAGCCAGCGGCCGCGGCGTGGCGGCCTTGCCGCTGTGGGCGGTGCAGGGCTATCTGGACCGCGGCTATGTCACGGCTCGGCCTGTGGGCGAGCAAGGCCTGATGGGCGAGCTGCATGCGGCCTGCCTGCCGCAGCTATCGGGCCGGCACTACCTGCAGGACTTCGTGGGCGTGATCCGCGAGACGAGCTTTGTCGGGCTCAAGGCCGTCACGCTGCTGTAGGCGGCGGCGGGGCCGGTGCGTATTTGTCGCCGACCTGTTCTCGCAGGGGATGCGTGTCGTACACGATCTGCATGTCCCGGATGCGTGCGCTGTCGCGGTCGAAGGTGAACACATCGACGCAGGTGAAGGTCACCTCGCGGCCGTCGCTCAAGGTCCAGTCATAGCGGAAGTAGGCCGCGATGCGCACGGCGCCGCTGTCCTGCGGTGCCACCGAGGCAAAGAGGTCCAGCACGGTGATCACGCTGCCATTGGAGGCCTGCGCGAGCCGCTGGAAAAAAACGCGGGCGCCCAGGGTGCCGAGAAAAGGCGAGTGCACGACCCCGTCGTCTTCGAAGCAGGCGATCAGGCCCTCGGTATCGCTGGCGTGAAGGTGGCCCAGGTAGGCCTTGACGGTGTCGATCGGGTGCGTTGTCATGCGGTGTCCTTGGTGGTTCGCTGGGGATGCCGCCGTAGCTTGGCGGCGACGGCGCCGCCCGGCAAGCCACAATCGGTGCCAATACATAAAGGGAGCTTATGTATCTGCGCCATCTGCAATACCTTCGGTCGGTCGTCGAGCACGGCTCTTTTGCCCGGGCCGCGCAGGCCTGTGGCGTCTCCCAGCCTGCCATCAGCCAGGGAATGAAGGCGCTGCAGGCGCACTTTTCCACCCCCTTGCTGGTCCGTGCGGGGCGCCGCTACGTGCCGACCGAGCTGGCGCGATCGGTGGCAGCGCAATCGTCTTCGCTGGGGCAGCGCATGGAGGCGCTGGGGCTGGAGCCACGGCCGGCGCCCGACCGGAACGTGCTGCGCATCGGGCTCACGCCATCCGCCGCCCTGGTATGGGGGCCCGTGCTGTACGTGCACTGGTGCCTTCCCCATCCCCGGCGCTGCCTCGACATGGCGACGGCGGATGAGGGCGTGCTGCTCACCGGACTGCTGCAGGGGCGGTTCGACGCGGTCATCGCGCCCAAGCCGCGCCAATTTGCGCACCCGGACCTGGCCGAGCGCCTGCTTTACGAGCTGCAGCCGCAGGTCTATGCCCGCC encodes:
- a CDS encoding nuclear transport factor 2 family protein, whose amino-acid sequence is MTTHPIDTVKAYLGHLHASDTEGLIACFEDDGVVHSPFLGTLGARVFFQRLAQASNGSVITVLDLFASVAPQDSGAVRIAAYFRYDWTLSDGREVTFTCVDVFTFDRDSARIRDMQIVYDTHPLREQVGDKYAPAPPPPTAA
- a CDS encoding LysR family transcriptional regulator; translation: MYLRHLQYLRSVVEHGSFARAAQACGVSQPAISQGMKALQAHFSTPLLVRAGRRYVPTELARSVAAQSSSLGQRMEALGLEPRPAPDRNVLRIGLTPSAALVWGPVLYVHWCLPHPRRCLDMATADEGVLLTGLLQGRFDAVIAPKPRQFAHPDLAERLLYELQPQVYARRGHPLARARTLAQLQGAAWACVGPSVKGPVDVLTEAHRVRRMPLPKVAVRCPDFASMLHLVGQSDLLAVVPHPALLGAATPLLKALELTEALPLYGMWLFELRTRQSRIDPQWAAFDPSCRGPAFEWDIAKNQRV